The following are encoded together in the Carboxydothermus pertinax genome:
- the cobA gene encoding uroporphyrinogen-III C-methyltransferase, which translates to MNGKVYLVGAGPGDPELITVKGIKLLKEAQVVVYDRLISPELLKYVNPSAELYYAGKAPGRHSLNQEEINELLIQKAREGKMVVRLKGGDPFVFGRGGEEALALTRAGIPFEVVPGVTSAIAVPAYAGIPVTHRRIASSFTVVTGNETENKEEREVDWGKIARVGGTLVILMGLSNLPFIKGELLKYLPATTPVAVIYRGTTPSQKIVTGTLEDIVEKVLAAGIKHPAVIVVGDVVKLQGELGWYSPSALTE; encoded by the coding sequence ATGAACGGCAAGGTATACTTAGTAGGGGCGGGTCCGGGAGACCCGGAGCTCATTACGGTAAAAGGGATAAAACTTTTAAAAGAGGCTCAGGTGGTTGTTTACGACCGGCTGATAAGCCCCGAGCTTCTAAAATATGTAAATCCTTCTGCTGAACTTTACTATGCCGGAAAAGCTCCTGGCCGACACAGTTTAAATCAGGAGGAGATAAACGAGCTTTTAATACAAAAAGCCCGGGAAGGAAAAATGGTGGTACGGCTTAAAGGGGGAGATCCTTTTGTTTTTGGCCGTGGAGGGGAAGAAGCTTTGGCTTTAACCCGGGCCGGGATTCCCTTTGAGGTGGTTCCGGGAGTTACTTCGGCGATAGCGGTACCGGCGTATGCGGGTATTCCGGTAACTCACCGCCGGATTGCTTCAAGTTTTACGGTAGTTACCGGCAATGAAACGGAAAATAAAGAAGAACGGGAGGTAGACTGGGGAAAAATTGCCCGGGTCGGGGGTACCCTTGTCATTTTAATGGGATTAAGTAACCTTCCGTTTATAAAAGGTGAACTTTTAAAATACTTGCCTGCCACCACACCGGTGGCGGTAATTTACCGGGGAACTACCCCCAGCCAGAAAATTGTCACCGGGACCCTGGAAGACATTGTAGAAAAGGTATTGGCGGCGGGGATCAAGCATCCGGCGGTAATTGTGGTGGGTGATGTGGTAAAATTACAAGGGGAGCTTGGTTGGTATTCCCCATCAGCATTAACGGAGTGA
- a CDS encoding adenosylcobinamide-GDP ribazoletransferase: MLTTFLLGLTFFTRIPVPGKLNFSEEKFNRAPIFLPAYGLVTGGILALIIELFGRSFPAFFWAGVIIAGQIYLSGALHIDGLLDSLDAIYSNRDREKRLEILKDSRVGSMAVAFFGAFLILKYGSYASFTPKMQAFTVLVSEIILRGTGYLVIYSFPYVGSSLGRGFKDNASTAGLIFTLGQTLLFTLGAAAFFNFSLIKILIILLLAYLFAFVVAARWQRFFGGLTGDNYGGIMELTGLFVPVAVLLINIIGVV, from the coding sequence ATGTTAACTACCTTTCTTTTAGGCCTTACCTTTTTCACCAGGATTCCGGTACCGGGAAAACTTAATTTTTCCGAAGAAAAATTTAACAGGGCTCCTATCTTTCTTCCCGCTTATGGTTTAGTTACCGGTGGTATCTTAGCCTTAATAATTGAATTATTCGGAAGGTCCTTTCCGGCCTTTTTCTGGGCCGGAGTTATAATAGCCGGGCAAATTTATTTATCGGGAGCCCTGCATATCGATGGGTTACTGGATAGCCTTGATGCAATTTACTCCAACCGCGACCGGGAAAAAAGGCTGGAAATTTTAAAGGACTCCCGGGTAGGCTCGATGGCGGTGGCGTTTTTTGGAGCGTTTTTAATTCTAAAATACGGAAGTTATGCTTCCTTTACTCCGAAAATGCAGGCCTTTACGGTGCTTGTTTCCGAAATTATCCTGCGGGGAACGGGCTACCTGGTGATTTATTCCTTCCCCTATGTGGGTTCTTCCTTGGGACGGGGTTTTAAAGATAATGCTTCAACTGCCGGGTTAATCTTTACCCTGGGGCAAACCTTACTTTTTACCCTGGGAGCAGCGGCGTTTTTTAATTTTTCTCTAATTAAAATTTTAATAATTTTGCTTTTGGCTTATCTTTTTGCGTTTGTGGTGGCAGCTCGCTGGCAGCGGTTTTTTGGGGGACTAACGGGAGATAATTACGGCGGAATTATGGAATTAACCGGCCTTTTTGTTCCGGTGGCGGTTTTACTTATCAATATTATTGGGGTGGTGTGA